In a genomic window of Gossypium arboreum isolate Shixiya-1 chromosome 7, ASM2569848v2, whole genome shotgun sequence:
- the LOC108482817 gene encoding transcription factor MYB30-like — protein sequence MGRQPCCDKAGVKKGPWTPEEDLILVSYIQQHGPGNWRAFPTKTGLLRCSKSCRLRWTNYLRPGIKRGNFTENEEKMIIHLQALLGNRWAAIASYLPERTDNDIKNYWNTHLKKKLKKLQGNEGSSRYGFSSSSSSYQICRGQWERKLQTDIHMAKKDLSDALSPEKSSDHTSYPKPSGYASSTENIAKLLKGWMRNNPWKMADSTDYSEEGTDPMKEDKNSKEMAEAFQSHLGFESLDSSLSDISPSMSPEASHSQYESKQHVNAQSQLSMLEKWLFDEGKDYQLCDNILDQNVLFF from the exons ATGGGAAGACAACCTTGTTGTGACAAAGCTGGTGTCAAGAAAGGGCCATGGACTCCTGAAGAAGATCTCATCTTGGTGTCTTATATTCAACAACATGGTCCTGGGAATTGGAGGGCTTTTCCCACCAAAACAG gtTTGCTTAGATGTAGCAAGAGTTGCAGGCTTAGGTGGACTAATTACTTACGGCCTGGGATTAAAAGGGGTAACTTCACAGAAAATGAAGAGAAAATGATAATCCACCTTCAAGCACTCTTAGGCAACAG ATGGGCTGCAATAGCATCTTACCTCCCTGAAAGAACAGACAATGACATCAAAAATTATTGGAACACTCATTTGAAGAAGAAGCTGAAGAAGCTACAAGGCAATGAAGGTTCTTCTAGATATGGgttttcatcatcatcatcgtcaTACCAGATTTGTAGAGGTCAGTGGGAGAGAAAGTTGCAGACTGATATCCATATGGCTAAAAAGGATTTATCTGATGCATTATCACCTGAGAAATCAAGTGACCACACATCTTATCCAAAACCAAGTGGATATGCTTCAAGCACTGAAAACATAGCTAAGTTGTTGAAAGGGTGGATGAGAAATAATCCATGGAAAATGGCTGATTCTACAGATTATAGTGAAGAAGGGACTGATCCAATGAAGGAAGACAAGAACAGCAAGGAAATGGCAGAGGCATTTCAATCACATTTAGGGTTTGAATCTTTAGATTCTTCACTTTCTGATATCTCACCATCTATGTCACCTGAGGCAAGCCATTCACAATATGAAAGTAAGCAACACGTCAATGCTCAAAGCCAACTTTCAATGCTTGAGAAATGGCTTTTTGATGAAGGCAAAGATTACCAACTTTGTGACAATATATTAGACCAAAATGTTCTTTTTTTCTGA